A window of Streptomyces caniferus contains these coding sequences:
- a CDS encoding class I SAM-dependent methyltransferase — MTERTLDAARQEEFAGRMLQVLNDSCLGHLCSLGHRAGLFDVMSGLPPATSARIAEAAGLDERYVREWLGGMTVGGIVEYAPEDGGYRLPPEHAAALSRAAGTDNMAALMQYLAMMGDVEDEVLTAFRAGGGVPYSSYPHFQDVQAEETARVYDAALIDTIAPLVPGLADQLRSGIDALDIGTGQGRAVNLLARAFPASRFVGADISEAGIAVARAEAARWGLDNARFEVADTAELAGSYDLITAFDVIHDLARPARTLAAVANGLRDDGVFLMGEIAASSELSENIGHPLGPTLYALSVFSCMTVSLAEGGAGLGTAWGRQTALRMLREAGFGDVVTREVPGDILNVYYVARKG, encoded by the coding sequence ATGACCGAGCGGACCCTGGACGCGGCGCGGCAGGAGGAGTTCGCGGGCCGGATGCTCCAGGTGCTGAACGACTCCTGTCTGGGGCATCTGTGCAGTCTCGGCCACCGTGCCGGGCTGTTCGACGTGATGTCGGGTCTGCCGCCCGCGACCAGTGCGCGGATCGCCGAGGCGGCCGGGCTGGACGAGCGCTACGTACGGGAGTGGCTCGGCGGGATGACCGTCGGCGGCATCGTCGAGTACGCGCCGGAGGACGGCGGCTACCGGCTGCCGCCCGAGCACGCCGCCGCGCTGTCCCGGGCCGCGGGTACGGACAACATGGCCGCCCTCATGCAGTACTTGGCGATGATGGGCGATGTCGAGGACGAGGTCCTCACGGCGTTCCGGGCCGGCGGTGGGGTGCCGTACTCCTCGTATCCGCACTTCCAGGACGTGCAGGCGGAGGAGACGGCGCGGGTGTATGATGCCGCGCTGATCGACACGATCGCGCCGCTGGTGCCGGGCCTCGCGGACCAACTGCGGTCCGGGATCGACGCGTTGGACATCGGTACCGGGCAGGGCCGTGCCGTGAATCTGCTGGCGCGCGCCTTTCCCGCGAGCCGGTTCGTGGGGGCGGACATCTCCGAGGCGGGCATCGCCGTGGCGCGCGCGGAGGCTGCACGGTGGGGGCTGGACAACGCCCGCTTCGAGGTGGCCGACACGGCCGAACTCGCCGGCTCCTACGACCTGATCACGGCCTTCGACGTGATCCACGACCTGGCCCGTCCGGCGCGCACACTGGCCGCCGTGGCGAACGGGCTGCGAGACGACGGGGTCTTCCTGATGGGCGAGATCGCGGCCTCCAGCGAGCTGTCCGAGAACATCGGCCACCCCTTGGGGCCCACCCTCTACGCGCTGTCCGTCTTCTCCTGCATGACCGTCTCCCTCGCGGAGGGCGGCGCGGGGCTGGGCACCGCATGGGGGCGGCAGACCGCGTTGCGGATGCTCCGGGAGGCGGGGTTCGGCGACGTCGTGACCCGGGAGGTGCCGGGCGACATCCTGAACGTGTACTACGTCGCGCGGAAGGGGTGA
- a CDS encoding carbonic anhydrase, which yields MDGAGHGHPDRRALLAGGLTVATAALAGCSSTGAAPVAAADASSSPRPTTPAAAFERLMDGNARWVSGDLQHPDRDPNRRQFVAQEQKPFGAVLACIDSRVPPELLFDTGLGDLYVMRTGGEAVGPVVTGSVEYGPMTSGTPLVVVLGHQRCGAVEASYKSLRDGEPLPGNLEAIVRALRPAYEQTVRAPGKDPVDTMARAQVKLTAAGLRTNRDLAPLVAKGGLAVVGAYYSLDSGKVEVLSGAPS from the coding sequence ATGGACGGAGCGGGACACGGACATCCGGATCGCAGAGCGCTGCTCGCGGGCGGCCTGACGGTGGCCACCGCCGCGCTGGCGGGATGCTCGTCGACCGGCGCCGCCCCGGTCGCGGCGGCCGACGCTTCGTCGTCGCCCCGGCCGACCACGCCCGCCGCGGCCTTCGAGCGGCTGATGGACGGCAATGCGCGCTGGGTGAGCGGCGACCTCCAGCACCCCGACCGGGACCCGAACCGACGCCAGTTCGTGGCCCAGGAGCAGAAGCCCTTCGGGGCCGTCCTCGCGTGCATCGACTCCCGGGTACCGCCCGAGCTCCTCTTCGACACCGGGCTGGGCGACCTCTACGTGATGCGCACGGGCGGCGAGGCGGTCGGCCCGGTGGTCACGGGCTCCGTGGAGTACGGGCCCATGACCAGCGGAACCCCGCTCGTCGTGGTCCTCGGACACCAGCGCTGCGGCGCCGTCGAGGCGTCGTACAAGTCGCTCCGCGACGGAGAACCCCTGCCGGGCAACCTGGAGGCGATCGTCAGAGCGCTGCGGCCGGCGTACGAACAGACGGTGCGCGCCCCCGGCAAGGACCCCGTCGACACCATGGCCCGCGCCCAGGTCAAGCTGACCGCGGCCGGCCTGCGCACCAACCGGGACCTGGCCCCCCTCGTCGCCAAGGGCGGCCTCGCCGTGGTGGGCGCCTACTACTCCCTCGACAGCGGCAAGGTGGAAGTCCTCTCCGGCGCACCGTCCTGA
- a CDS encoding Uma2 family endonuclease, producing MTALPDWMRPPRAEGWFAEDLDRLPEAPRHTELIDGALVFMMSPQRSWHGRLVTTLTVALMDQAPGGVEVEREMTIRLDARNRPEPDLLLTTAPYEADRTWYAPEDVVLVIEVVSPESAHRDRTVKLRKYAEAGIPHYWCIEDEDSVPAVHVYELDAPTGAYAPAGIFRHALKRSRPFEISLDLDKLAPGRSD from the coding sequence ATGACCGCACTGCCCGACTGGATGCGCCCGCCACGCGCGGAAGGCTGGTTCGCGGAGGACCTGGACCGCCTCCCCGAGGCACCCCGCCACACCGAGCTCATCGACGGAGCGCTCGTCTTCATGATGTCCCCACAACGGTCGTGGCACGGCCGCCTCGTCACGACCCTCACCGTGGCTCTCATGGACCAGGCCCCCGGCGGCGTCGAGGTCGAGCGGGAGATGACCATCCGCCTCGACGCCCGCAACCGCCCGGAGCCCGACCTGCTGCTGACCACGGCCCCGTACGAGGCGGACCGCACCTGGTACGCCCCCGAGGACGTCGTGCTCGTCATCGAGGTCGTCTCGCCCGAATCCGCTCACCGTGACCGGACCGTCAAGCTGCGCAAGTACGCCGAGGCCGGAATCCCCCACTACTGGTGCATCGAGGACGAGGACTCCGTCCCCGCCGTACACGTCTACGAACTCGACGCACCGACCGGTGCCTACGCCCCGGCAGGGATCTTCCGCCACGCACTCAAGCGGTCCCGGCCTTTCGAGATCAGCCTCGATCTGGACAAGCTCGCACCGGGCCGCTCCGACTGA
- the ychF gene encoding redox-regulated ATPase YchF: MSLTIGIVGLPNVGKSTMFNALTKNDVLAANYPFATIEPNVGVVGVPDPRLAELAGIFSSQKVLPATVDFVDIAGIVRGASEGEGLGNKFLANIRESDAICQVIRAFKDENVVHVDGKVSPKDDIETINTELILADLQTIEKVLPRLQKESRIKKDVAPKVKAVEAAKEILEKGDTLFSQGIVQGSGKEELLHDLHLLTTKPFLYVFNVDEDELTDEDFKNEQRALVAPAEAIFLNAKLEADLAELDEDEALELLQSVGQEEPGLATLAHVGFNTLGLQTYLTAGPKETRAWTIKKGATAPEAAGVIHTDFQKGFIKAEVISFADLVETGSVAEARSAGKARMEGKDYVMQDGDVVEFRFNV, encoded by the coding sequence GTGTCGCTCACGATCGGAATCGTCGGTCTGCCGAATGTCGGCAAGTCGACCATGTTCAACGCCCTGACCAAGAACGACGTGCTGGCGGCCAACTACCCGTTCGCCACCATCGAGCCGAACGTCGGCGTCGTCGGCGTCCCCGACCCGCGTCTGGCCGAGCTGGCCGGGATCTTCTCCTCCCAGAAGGTCCTCCCGGCGACCGTCGACTTCGTCGACATCGCGGGCATCGTCCGCGGCGCCTCCGAGGGCGAGGGCCTGGGCAACAAGTTCCTCGCGAACATCCGCGAGTCCGATGCGATCTGCCAGGTCATCCGCGCCTTCAAGGACGAGAACGTCGTCCACGTCGACGGCAAGGTCTCGCCCAAGGACGACATCGAGACGATCAACACCGAGCTGATCCTCGCCGACCTCCAGACCATCGAGAAGGTGCTGCCGCGTCTCCAGAAGGAGTCGCGCATCAAGAAGGACGTGGCCCCGAAGGTCAAGGCGGTCGAGGCGGCCAAGGAGATCCTGGAGAAGGGCGACACCCTCTTCTCCCAGGGCATCGTCCAGGGCTCGGGCAAGGAGGAGCTCCTCCACGACCTCCACCTCCTCACCACCAAGCCCTTCCTCTACGTCTTCAACGTCGACGAGGACGAGCTGACCGACGAGGACTTCAAGAACGAGCAGCGCGCCCTGGTCGCCCCCGCCGAGGCGATCTTCCTGAACGCCAAGCTGGAGGCCGACCTCGCCGAGCTGGACGAGGACGAGGCCCTGGAACTCCTCCAGTCCGTGGGCCAGGAGGAGCCGGGCCTGGCCACCCTCGCCCACGTCGGCTTCAACACCCTCGGCCTGCAGACCTACCTGACGGCCGGCCCCAAGGAAACCCGCGCCTGGACCATCAAGAAGGGCGCCACCGCCCCCGAGGCCGCCGGAGTCATCCACACCGACTTCCAGAAGGGCTTCATCAAGGCCGAGGTCATCTCCTTCGCCGACCTCGTCGAAACCGGCTCGGTAGCCGAAGCCCGCTCGGCCGGCAAGGCCCGCATGGAGGGCAAGGACTATGTGATGCAGGACGGCGATGTGGTGGAGTTCCGCTTCAACGTGTAG
- the ppgK gene encoding polyphosphate--glucose phosphotransferase — MKVFGVDIGGSGIKGAPVDLERGDLAEERYKVLTPHPATPDAVADGVKEVVDHFGWSGPVGATFPGVVTGGTTRTAANVDKGWIGTDAAGLLTARLGGEAGGSPVTVLNDADAAGLAELRFGAGRGRTGTVIVLTLGTGIGSAVFTDGRLVPNSELGHLELHGHDAEKRASTKAKEDEELSWQHWAHRVQRYLAHVEMLFSPELFVIGGGVSRKAEKFLPLIEGVSAEIVPAQLQNNAGIVGAAMAAYAARAGEPPAADGSPAAAAPQAGPADRAVRSAVDSPVGWPDAGR; from the coding sequence ATGAAGGTCTTCGGTGTGGACATCGGCGGATCGGGCATCAAAGGTGCCCCGGTGGATCTGGAGCGCGGCGACCTCGCGGAGGAGCGCTACAAGGTGCTGACCCCGCATCCGGCCACCCCGGATGCGGTCGCGGACGGCGTCAAAGAGGTCGTGGACCACTTCGGGTGGTCGGGGCCGGTCGGTGCGACCTTCCCCGGTGTGGTCACCGGCGGGACGACCCGTACCGCCGCCAATGTCGACAAGGGCTGGATCGGCACCGACGCCGCCGGCCTGCTCACCGCACGGCTCGGCGGCGAGGCCGGCGGCAGCCCCGTCACGGTGCTCAACGACGCCGACGCGGCCGGCCTGGCCGAACTGCGCTTCGGCGCCGGCCGCGGCCGGACCGGCACGGTCATCGTGCTCACCCTCGGCACGGGCATCGGCAGCGCCGTCTTCACCGACGGCCGCCTGGTGCCCAACTCCGAGCTCGGCCACCTCGAGCTGCACGGCCACGACGCCGAGAAGCGCGCCTCCACCAAGGCCAAGGAGGACGAGGAGCTGAGCTGGCAGCACTGGGCGCACCGGGTCCAGCGGTACCTCGCCCATGTGGAGATGCTCTTCTCGCCCGAGCTGTTCGTGATCGGCGGCGGGGTGAGCCGCAAGGCGGAGAAGTTCCTGCCGCTGATCGAGGGCGTCAGCGCGGAGATCGTGCCGGCTCAGCTGCAGAACAATGCGGGGATCGTGGGGGCCGCGATGGCTGCTTACGCCGCTCGGGCTGGCGAGCCACCTGCCGCGGACGGTTCCCCGGCCGCGGCCGCCCCGCAGGCCGGTCCTGCGGACCGCGCGGTCCGCTCTGCGGTCGACTCGCCGGTCGGCTGGCCCGACGCCGGGCGATGA
- a CDS encoding 4-hydroxy-3-methylbut-2-enyl diphosphate reductase → MTSSPSPKPATTPGDDASPRSGRRKVLLAAPRGYCAGVDRAVIAVEKALEQYGAPVYVRHEIVHNKYVVKTLEKKGAIFVEETGEVPEGNIVIFSAHGVAPVVHEEAKRGKLASIDATCPLVTKVHKEAVRYAKEDYDILLIGHEGHEEVIGTSGEAPEHITLVDGPEDVANVDVRDPDKVVWLSQTTLSVDETMETVDALKGRYPNLLSPPSDDICYATQNRQIAVKQMGAEADLVIVVGSKNSSNSVRLVEVALGAGARDAHLVDYAEEIDEAWLEGVGTVGVTSGASVPEVLVHGVLDWLAQRGYEDVETITAAEESIHFSLPKELRRDLRAEAKAATES, encoded by the coding sequence ATGACTTCCTCGCCCAGCCCGAAGCCCGCCACCACCCCGGGCGACGACGCATCGCCCCGCAGCGGCCGGCGCAAGGTCCTGCTCGCCGCCCCCCGTGGCTACTGCGCGGGCGTGGACCGCGCCGTGATCGCCGTGGAGAAGGCCCTGGAGCAGTACGGCGCCCCCGTCTACGTACGCCACGAGATCGTGCACAACAAGTACGTCGTCAAGACCCTGGAGAAGAAGGGCGCGATCTTCGTCGAGGAGACCGGAGAGGTACCCGAGGGCAACATCGTCATCTTCTCCGCACACGGCGTGGCGCCCGTCGTCCACGAAGAGGCCAAGCGCGGCAAGCTCGCCTCCATCGACGCCACCTGCCCGCTCGTCACCAAGGTCCACAAGGAAGCCGTCCGCTACGCCAAGGAGGACTACGACATCCTCCTGATCGGTCACGAAGGCCACGAAGAGGTCATCGGCACCAGCGGTGAGGCGCCCGAGCACATCACCCTCGTCGACGGCCCCGAGGACGTCGCCAACGTCGACGTCCGCGACCCGGACAAGGTCGTCTGGCTCTCCCAGACCACGCTCTCGGTCGACGAGACCATGGAGACGGTGGACGCCCTCAAGGGCCGCTACCCCAACCTGCTCTCGCCGCCCAGCGACGACATCTGCTACGCCACCCAGAACCGCCAGATCGCGGTGAAGCAGATGGGTGCCGAGGCCGATCTCGTCATCGTCGTCGGCTCCAAGAACTCCTCGAACTCCGTGCGCCTCGTCGAGGTGGCGCTGGGCGCGGGCGCCCGCGACGCCCACCTGGTCGACTACGCCGAGGAGATCGACGAGGCCTGGCTGGAGGGCGTCGGCACGGTCGGTGTCACCTCCGGCGCCTCCGTTCCCGAGGTGCTCGTCCACGGCGTCCTGGACTGGCTCGCCCAGCGCGGCTACGAGGACGTGGAGACCATCACCGCCGCCGAGGAGTCCATCCACTTCTCGCTGCCCAAGGAGCTGCGCCGGGACCTGCGCGCCGAGGCCAAGGCCGCCACCGAGAGCTGA
- a CDS encoding APC family permease, giving the protein MPGTSGDAGGPGADGAADTAADGDGDSGAPGALRRTLTFRDLVVYGLLFIAPMAPVGIFGTLQAVSHGAVTTVYLVATVAMAFTAFSYAQMVRVAPGAGSVYTYARVGLGEGAGFVAGWMAMLDYLLIPAVAYLFSGIALHALVPSVHQWVWTALAVAVTTLLNLWGVRTAARVGFAVLAMEIVVLAVFVVSAVVELVVHGPPRGWAEPLTGEGGFSVQAVLAAVSVAVLSYLGFDAIASFAEEAGGGRGGRARGGPDRMARAVLTCLAVAGVLFAVQTYLAALLMPMSAAELAARPGEQGAAFYATVDASVGRWLHDLVAVSKAVGAAFAALAGQAAAGRLLFAMARDRRLPGAMSKVDTGSGVPRRALLGAALVTLVAAVWAARRDDGLDQLSSVVNVGALTAFGLLHASVIGWFWIRGTAAARSVPRHLVVPLLGLAVVVAVIAEASAAARAVGGAWLVVGLVVLAAQYRGRARAGGERG; this is encoded by the coding sequence ATGCCGGGCACGAGCGGCGACGCGGGCGGACCGGGGGCGGACGGCGCGGCGGACACCGCCGCCGACGGGGACGGGGACAGCGGCGCCCCGGGTGCGCTGCGGCGGACGCTGACGTTCCGGGACCTGGTCGTCTACGGGCTGCTATTCATCGCCCCGATGGCACCGGTCGGGATCTTCGGCACCCTGCAGGCCGTCTCGCACGGCGCGGTCACCACCGTCTACCTCGTCGCGACCGTGGCGATGGCGTTCACCGCCTTCTCGTACGCCCAGATGGTGCGCGTCGCGCCGGGTGCCGGGTCGGTCTACACGTACGCCAGGGTGGGTCTGGGCGAGGGTGCCGGGTTCGTCGCCGGATGGATGGCGATGCTGGACTATCTGCTGATTCCGGCGGTGGCGTACCTGTTCTCCGGGATCGCGCTGCATGCGCTGGTGCCGTCGGTGCACCAGTGGGTGTGGACGGCGCTGGCGGTGGCGGTGACCACGCTGCTGAACCTGTGGGGTGTGCGGACGGCGGCCCGGGTGGGCTTCGCGGTGCTGGCGATGGAGATCGTGGTGCTCGCGGTGTTCGTGGTGTCGGCCGTCGTCGAGCTGGTCGTGCACGGGCCGCCGCGGGGCTGGGCCGAGCCGCTGACCGGCGAGGGCGGGTTCTCGGTGCAGGCGGTGCTGGCCGCGGTGTCGGTGGCGGTGCTTTCGTACCTGGGCTTCGACGCGATCGCGTCGTTCGCCGAGGAGGCCGGCGGCGGCCGGGGCGGCCGGGCGCGCGGCGGGCCGGACCGGATGGCGCGGGCGGTGCTCACCTGTCTGGCGGTGGCCGGTGTGCTGTTCGCGGTGCAGACGTATCTGGCGGCGCTGCTGATGCCGATGAGCGCGGCGGAGCTGGCGGCCCGGCCGGGAGAGCAGGGCGCCGCTTTCTACGCCACGGTCGACGCGTCGGTGGGCCGCTGGCTGCACGATCTGGTGGCGGTCAGCAAGGCCGTCGGCGCGGCGTTCGCGGCGCTGGCGGGGCAGGCGGCGGCCGGGCGGCTGCTGTTCGCGATGGCCCGGGACCGGCGGCTGCCGGGGGCGATGTCGAAGGTGGACACGGGCAGCGGGGTACCGCGCCGGGCGCTGCTGGGGGCGGCGCTGGTGACGCTGGTGGCGGCGGTGTGGGCGGCCCGCAGGGACGACGGGCTCGATCAGCTGTCGTCGGTCGTGAACGTGGGGGCGCTGACCGCGTTCGGGCTGCTGCACGCGTCGGTGATCGGCTGGTTCTGGATCCGCGGGACGGCCGCGGCGCGGAGCGTACCGCGGCATCTGGTGGTGCCGTTGCTGGGGCTGGCGGTGGTGGTCGCGGTGATCGCCGAGGCCTCCGCCGCCGCCCGGGCCGTGGGCGGGGCCTGGCTGGTGGTGGGGCTGGTGGTGCTGGCGGCGCAGTACCGGGGGCGGGCGCGGGCGGGCGGGGAGCGCGGCTGA